The Natranaerobius trueperi region CATTACTTTCAAACACTATATGAGCTGCATGGGGGTCAGCAAAAATATTATACTCAGCAGAAGCTGTCCTGTTACCAAATCCTACTGAACCACCCATCACTATCACTTCTTTTAAGTTATCCTTAATTTCAGGAAAAAGTCTCATAGCAAGTCCAAGGTTTGTCATTGGTCCAACAGTTATAATAGTTACTTCACCAGGGTGTTTTAGTACATATTCTGCCATACATACGGCAGCTTTAGTATCTTCTATCTGTTTCTTAGGTTTATCTAGTTCTACATCACCTAATCCTGAATCTCCATGGATAAACTCACCAGTAGTAAGATCTCGTACAAGTGGATGACTAGCTCCACTATGTACTGATATGCCTTCTTTTTTAATAGATTCAACTAATTTAAGAGCATTTTCTGTTGTTTTTTCTATTGAAACATTTCCAAAAACGGTTGTAATAGCTAATGGTTCTAATTTATCTGATCTACCTAGCATAAAAAATAGAGCAATGGCATCATCTAAACCCGGATCTGTATCAAATATCACTTTCACCAGTAAGTCACTCCTTTAATTTTAATGTTGAGGTTCTCTAATTTCAGTATCTTTTTTAACTGGTTTTTTACGTCCCTTAAAGGTTTTTAACCTATCTTTTGCTCGTTTATAAACTGTGTCATTTTCAGTATCTTGATCTCTAATACCCGCTTTTTTATTGAATAAGAGCTCTATCCCCTCTTCTATATGAGAGATAGAATAGATATGGAAATCTCCTCGTTCACATGCTTCGATCACTTCATCAGATAAGTTAAGATTAGGTTCATTTTGCTTTGGAATCATAACTCCTTGGGTTTTTGTAAAGCCAGCTAACTTACAAGTAGTAAAAAATCCTTCGATTTTTTCAGTTACTCCTCCTACTGGTTGAATCTCACCTTTTTGATTAACAGATCCAGTTACTGCTATGTCTTGTCTTATCGAAATATCTGTTAAACTTGATAAGATAGCATAAACTTCTGTACTAGATGCACTATCACCATCTATACCGCCATAGGTTTGTTCACAGCATAGCGTCGCTGATAATCCTAGTTTTTCATTTTTAGAAAAGATTCCATTAATTAAACCAGATAAAATTAATACGCCTTTATCATGTATCTTTCCACTAAGCTTTGCTTCTCTTTCAATATTGATTATCCCTTTTTCACCAGGAAAAGTATTAGCAGTAATTCTAAATGGTTTACCAAACATATGATCTCCTAAATTATAGACAGCTAGACCATTTATCTGACCTGTAGCCTTACCTTCAGTTGTAACCATGATATTACCATTATCTATTTGTTCTTGAATCTTCTCTTCTGGTCTATTAACTCTATAGTCTTTTTCACTAATTGCTTTATTTAGATGCTCTCTAGATACATACTCATCACCTTCAATTGATGCCCAAGCATCCGCTTCAGACATTATCTCTACAAGGTTAT contains the following coding sequences:
- a CDS encoding nucleoside hydrolase, translating into MKVIFDTDPGLDDAIALFFMLGRSDKLEPLAITTVFGNVSIEKTTENALKLVESIKKEGISVHSGASHPLVRDLTTGEFIHGDSGLGDVELDKPKKQIEDTKAAVCMAEYVLKHPGEVTIITVGPMTNLGLAMRLFPEIKDNLKEVIVMGGSVGFGNRTASAEYNIFADPHAAHIVFESNVPITMIGLDVTKKSSPSKEHIEQLQEIDNKASSLALKFLDFYRKKFDKDKNIALHDACAVAYAIDPSIFTTKEMDVRVELTGTHTFGRTVCSKGQEEVVDESRKEKRPVNVALEIDREKFFKELIEGYRRL